One Kitasatospora sp. NBC_01287 DNA window includes the following coding sequences:
- a CDS encoding restriction endonuclease, with protein sequence MSEDGSWDWVWKLALGCLVGWAILKMLWRWLSTTVWHWLTADVGHWFSTDVWDWITGHVVWSALLGLPVVAITVVVVRSRFSMGGYVYIDGGEDFDDEEEFEALTFQMWELEAASPTGFERACADLLLRDGFDLERHSGGAGDLGADVIARDRDGRKVVVQCKRYAKPVGNEEVQRFNGTARPEHGADLPVMVGLNGFTGPARKFAYRHRITLVDREALREWAQGRHLYDVLDDDLAAA encoded by the coding sequence GTGAGTGAAGACGGAAGCTGGGACTGGGTCTGGAAGCTCGCGCTCGGCTGCCTGGTCGGCTGGGCGATCCTCAAGATGCTCTGGCGCTGGCTCTCGACGACGGTCTGGCATTGGCTCACCGCGGACGTAGGCCACTGGTTCAGCACGGACGTGTGGGACTGGATCACTGGCCATGTGGTGTGGTCGGCCCTCCTGGGCCTGCCGGTCGTCGCGATCACCGTGGTCGTTGTCAGGAGCCGCTTTTCCATGGGCGGCTATGTGTACATCGACGGTGGCGAAGACTTCGACGACGAGGAGGAGTTCGAGGCCCTCACCTTCCAGATGTGGGAACTGGAAGCCGCGAGCCCGACCGGGTTCGAGCGGGCGTGTGCCGATCTGCTGCTGCGCGACGGCTTCGATCTGGAGCGGCACTCAGGCGGCGCTGGCGACCTGGGGGCGGACGTCATCGCCCGGGACCGCGACGGCCGCAAGGTCGTCGTCCAGTGCAAGCGATACGCGAAGCCGGTGGGGAACGAGGAGGTCCAGCGCTTCAACGGTACCGCCCGGCCCGAACACGGCGCAGACCTGCCGGTCATGGTCGGACTCAACGGATTCACCGGCCCAGCACGGAAGTTCGCGTACCGTCACCGCATCACACTGGTAGACCGCGAAGCGCTGCGCGAATGGGCGCAGGGGCGACACCTGTACGACGTCCTCGACGACGACCTCGCGGCAGCCTGA
- a CDS encoding restriction endonuclease, producing MARRRIWLRKPRNQAEYAAAGIVALALCSWLFEAARAFLVFAGRHWTPLVGVAAAAAVAAAAVWVRRRGTARVRAERLSALRLTLGQIDTMGDQDFEFALRDLLVRDGWTARKVGQQGDQAADVIGQHPQRGRIVLQAKHTTVRAKVGSQVMYQVKGTAGPAHGADVAVVVTNGSFTRAAAAWGDKHRVHWVDRDRLQSWAEHGVALHDLLRLPAVTARRRRRPFAV from the coding sequence ATGGCTCGCAGGCGAATCTGGTTGCGCAAGCCGCGCAACCAGGCCGAGTACGCCGCCGCGGGGATCGTCGCTCTGGCACTGTGCAGTTGGCTCTTCGAGGCCGCCCGAGCGTTCCTGGTATTCGCCGGCCGCCACTGGACGCCGCTTGTCGGCGTTGCTGCGGCTGCCGCCGTCGCGGCAGCGGCAGTATGGGTGCGGCGCAGGGGAACAGCTCGGGTCCGCGCCGAGCGGCTGTCCGCTCTGCGGCTGACCCTGGGCCAGATCGACACGATGGGGGACCAGGACTTCGAGTTCGCGCTGCGCGACCTGCTGGTGCGCGATGGCTGGACGGCACGCAAGGTCGGCCAGCAGGGCGACCAGGCCGCCGACGTCATCGGCCAGCACCCCCAGCGCGGCCGGATCGTGCTGCAGGCCAAGCACACCACGGTCCGCGCCAAGGTCGGCTCGCAGGTGATGTACCAGGTCAAGGGCACCGCTGGTCCCGCCCACGGCGCCGATGTCGCCGTCGTGGTCACCAACGGCTCCTTCACCCGCGCCGCCGCGGCCTGGGGCGACAAGCACCGCGTCCACTGGGTCGACCGCGACCGGCTCCAGAGCTGGGCCGAGCACGGTGTAGCCCTGCACGACCTCCTTCGTCTACCCGCCGTCACCGCCAGGCGCCGACGGCGCCCCTTCGCGGTCTGA
- a CDS encoding UvrD-helicase domain-containing protein — MTLPLSLTALDRETIEAKAQSMGLALTSPEQFAFLEARGSLHLQAAPGSGKTTLVALKLALVADGWSSDRQGICVLSHTNTATQEIASRLSGRARRLEHYPHFAGTIQNFVHTFLALPAIRSLKITTRAVDDHAFAAQAGRLLDLGPFKTLKGFTRQRADGSKMVTEATYIFDPAEPELQIQVKNLNRGTASYKQLMQLKEHLFQRGVFRYADMYAIATRHLHHHPRLADGLRSRFPFVLIDEMQDTSEEQRRLLEAVFKDSTVVQCVGDVNQRILSADGAGPAAGSFPNKEAMELPVSLRFGAGPARVASRLAVHRAQEIRGHGPESALTIITFTKDSIARVLPAFDELVRQTVPPEAAAAHPPKVLGARESPGKSQLFPRAVGCYLPQSETGTAADASRLLQAYRRARTVLLHTGQVGSAATVLWGAVRTLLWELQAPTTPPTLPESLPPFPQLDRRPGTPGHHLRLLLVKALHNDCDTPARWDYFVSRLGKLVEEAVGAPVPIDGTTHASWLSHTPLPPAPEETLPPMLTATIASAKGETHCATLVLECATKYGKSHDLGSLLPVITGEAPVGKLNAASQHAAMTTFVAATRAKHLLALAVHEDRAHPYLGALTRDGWSIVRL; from the coding sequence ATGACGCTCCCCCTGTCCCTCACCGCACTGGACCGTGAAACCATCGAAGCCAAGGCCCAGAGCATGGGCCTTGCCCTGACGTCTCCCGAGCAGTTCGCATTCCTGGAAGCCCGCGGTTCGCTGCACCTTCAGGCGGCCCCCGGCTCCGGCAAGACCACCCTTGTCGCCCTGAAACTCGCCCTGGTGGCGGACGGCTGGTCCTCCGACCGGCAGGGTATCTGCGTCTTGTCTCACACGAACACCGCCACCCAGGAGATCGCGAGCCGACTGTCCGGACGAGCACGGCGGCTGGAGCACTACCCGCACTTCGCCGGAACGATCCAGAACTTCGTCCACACCTTCCTCGCGCTGCCAGCCATACGCTCGCTGAAGATCACCACCAGAGCCGTCGACGACCACGCTTTCGCCGCCCAAGCTGGCAGACTTCTGGACCTGGGTCCGTTCAAGACCTTGAAGGGCTTCACACGGCAACGCGCCGACGGGTCGAAGATGGTCACCGAAGCCACATACATATTCGACCCCGCCGAGCCGGAGCTGCAGATCCAGGTCAAGAACCTCAACCGCGGCACCGCCAGCTACAAGCAGCTGATGCAACTGAAGGAGCATCTTTTCCAGCGTGGCGTCTTCCGCTACGCCGACATGTACGCGATCGCCACCCGGCACCTGCACCATCACCCCCGCCTGGCCGACGGTCTGCGCTCCCGGTTTCCGTTCGTCCTGATCGACGAGATGCAGGACACGAGTGAGGAACAGCGCCGCCTGTTGGAAGCGGTGTTCAAGGACAGCACCGTCGTGCAGTGCGTGGGAGACGTCAACCAGCGCATCCTCAGCGCAGACGGCGCCGGACCTGCGGCAGGGAGTTTCCCCAACAAGGAGGCGATGGAGCTTCCGGTAAGCCTGCGCTTCGGCGCGGGGCCAGCGAGAGTGGCGAGCAGGCTCGCGGTTCACCGCGCGCAAGAGATCCGCGGCCACGGACCCGAGAGCGCTCTCACCATCATCACCTTCACCAAGGACAGCATCGCCCGGGTCCTGCCCGCCTTCGACGAACTCGTCCGGCAAACGGTGCCGCCCGAAGCCGCCGCCGCGCACCCGCCAAAGGTCCTCGGCGCTCGTGAAAGCCCTGGGAAATCACAGCTCTTCCCCCGCGCGGTCGGCTGCTACCTGCCCCAGTCGGAAACCGGTACGGCGGCGGATGCGAGCCGGCTGCTGCAGGCCTACCGGCGCGCCAGGACAGTTCTCCTGCACACCGGCCAGGTCGGCTCAGCAGCCACCGTTCTGTGGGGAGCCGTCCGCACCCTCCTCTGGGAGTTGCAGGCACCGACCACGCCCCCGACCCTCCCGGAAAGCCTGCCGCCCTTCCCCCAACTCGACCGCAGACCAGGCACACCGGGCCACCACCTGCGATTGCTCCTGGTCAAGGCGCTGCACAACGACTGCGACACCCCTGCCCGGTGGGATTACTTCGTCAGCCGCCTCGGCAAGCTCGTGGAAGAAGCCGTCGGAGCACCCGTCCCGATAGACGGGACCACCCATGCCTCCTGGCTTTCCCACACGCCACTGCCACCGGCTCCGGAAGAAACTCTGCCACCGATGCTCACAGCCACCATCGCGAGCGCGAAGGGCGAGACGCACTGCGCGACCCTCGTCCTCGAATGCGCCACCAAGTACGGAAAAAGCCATGACCTTGGCAGCTTGCTGCCCGTGATCACGGGAGAGGCTCCCGTCGGCAAGCTCAATGCCGCCAGCCAACACGCCGCGATGACCACCTTTGTCGCAGCCACCCGCGCCAAGCACTTGCTCGCACTCGCCGTCCACGAAGATCGCGCACACCCCTACCTCGGCGCCCTGACGCGGGACGGCTGGTCCATAGTCCGCCTCTGA
- a CDS encoding restriction endonuclease → MASDEESAQRGRVSPSAADESGGLAILGGFVALGVVLQTAAWLWGHPLTALAVLAGAAAVLFGVRAALRHTALGPPVRRFLQPVRAQLHAGVSARLAHVRTTVTTRFTESIEQWAQRPLQQAVPAEPAASYVRRPMDYTLEAFEAATPLRFEEMCRELLERDGFTDVQRVGGAGDLGADVVADDWMGRRVVLQCKRYAAPVTSESVQKFNGTARPVHGAAVPVIVALNGFTAPAAALATQQRLHLVDRERLARWGSGQHLYEVLDIDRGPGRLA, encoded by the coding sequence ATGGCTTCCGATGAGGAGAGCGCGCAGCGCGGCCGTGTGAGCCCGAGCGCCGCCGACGAGAGCGGTGGCCTGGCCATCCTGGGTGGATTCGTCGCGCTCGGGGTCGTCCTGCAGACCGCGGCCTGGCTGTGGGGCCACCCGCTGACCGCCCTCGCGGTACTGGCCGGTGCCGCCGCCGTGCTCTTCGGCGTTCGTGCCGCACTGCGGCACACCGCTCTCGGGCCGCCGGTTCGCCGGTTCCTGCAACCGGTGCGGGCACAGCTCCACGCCGGCGTCTCAGCACGCCTGGCCCACGTCCGCACCACCGTCACCACGCGCTTCACCGAGAGTATCGAGCAGTGGGCCCAGCGGCCGCTGCAGCAGGCGGTGCCGGCCGAGCCGGCCGCCTCGTACGTCCGCCGTCCCATGGACTACACCCTGGAAGCCTTCGAGGCGGCCACACCGCTGCGCTTCGAGGAGATGTGCCGTGAACTGCTGGAGCGCGACGGGTTCACGGATGTACAGCGGGTCGGTGGCGCTGGGGACCTGGGAGCCGACGTCGTCGCCGACGACTGGATGGGCCGACGGGTGGTACTGCAGTGCAAGCGCTACGCGGCCCCGGTGACCTCTGAGTCAGTACAGAAGTTCAACGGCACCGCCCGGCCGGTGCACGGCGCTGCGGTCCCGGTCATCGTGGCGCTCAACGGCTTCACCGCCCCCGCGGCAGCTCTCGCCACCCAGCAGCGCCTCCACCTTGTGGACCGCGAGCGCCTCGCCCGCTGGGGCAGCGGCCAGCACCTGTACGAGGTCCTCGACATCGACCGCGGTCCGGGACGGCTTGCTTGA
- a CDS encoding ATP-dependent endonuclease — MYLARVQAENFRIFGGPATDSDPGSALDLDLQPGLTVLVGENDSGKSAVIDAIRLCLTSSADFTRITTDDLHYGANGRADYLQISCTFEGLDDRELGSFSEYLTSLPGEVPRLTVTVRAEPFDPDVPHRMSVRVRAGETVLDGEARERLRATYLRPLRDAEGEMRAGRNSRLSQILTQYPGMREQRENDFDYLEDSASTLVGILQRADHHINANALVQKARDELNSGYLNRFAIGQDALSGAISIATTASLQSVLERLELAFAPDPGLTESTRHGLGYNNALFMAAELLLLGRESTSPVLLIEEPEAHMHPQLQSRVVDLLQDRSQGESPVQIIATTHSPHIASSVPVEHLTLVARGKTFPLRPECTQLERSDYAFLSRFLDATKANLFFARAVAMVEGDAEVLLLPALARVAGHSFAENGVSIVNVGSTGLFRYSRIFQRTDSALPPVRVACITDMDLAPDGADKEMAKELTRWSSLTEAKRSEHVVKKQKRDGGAVRTFVSNWWTLEYDLARASWPMATLMHQAISAAKSTKWPKAEDLVGIEEIAAMEVRKWQEDDHLSLEECALKIYRPLRVGGTRKPIAAQHAARLLETSGIRRDDLPSYLLDAVDYLRGSTRP; from the coding sequence ATGTATCTGGCACGCGTGCAGGCCGAGAACTTCCGTATCTTCGGCGGGCCTGCCACCGACTCGGATCCCGGGTCGGCCCTGGACCTCGATCTTCAACCCGGCCTCACCGTTCTGGTCGGGGAGAACGACAGCGGCAAGAGCGCCGTGATCGATGCAATACGGCTGTGCCTGACGTCGAGCGCCGACTTCACCCGCATCACAACGGACGACCTCCACTACGGTGCCAATGGGAGAGCCGACTACCTGCAGATCAGCTGTACATTCGAAGGCCTCGACGACCGCGAACTCGGTTCCTTCAGCGAGTACCTGACCTCGCTTCCGGGCGAGGTGCCTCGGCTGACGGTGACCGTACGGGCAGAGCCGTTCGACCCGGATGTGCCCCACCGGATGTCCGTCAGGGTGCGAGCGGGCGAGACCGTACTCGACGGCGAAGCCCGCGAGCGTCTTCGCGCGACGTACCTGCGGCCGCTGCGCGACGCCGAAGGAGAGATGCGGGCTGGCCGCAACTCCCGACTGTCGCAGATCCTCACCCAGTACCCGGGCATGCGTGAGCAGCGGGAGAACGACTTCGACTACCTCGAAGACAGCGCCAGCACTCTGGTGGGAATCCTGCAGCGCGCCGACCACCACATCAACGCCAACGCCCTGGTGCAGAAAGCCCGGGACGAGCTCAACAGCGGGTACCTGAACAGATTCGCCATCGGCCAGGATGCCCTCTCCGGCGCGATCAGCATCGCCACGACCGCATCACTTCAGAGCGTCCTGGAGCGCCTCGAGTTGGCCTTCGCCCCCGATCCCGGCCTCACCGAGTCGACTCGTCATGGCCTCGGCTACAACAACGCCCTGTTCATGGCTGCCGAACTCCTCCTGCTAGGCCGGGAGAGTACCTCCCCCGTCCTCCTCATCGAGGAGCCCGAGGCCCACATGCACCCACAGCTGCAAAGCCGCGTAGTCGACCTGCTCCAGGACCGCAGCCAGGGTGAGTCCCCTGTCCAGATCATCGCCACCACCCACAGCCCGCACATCGCCTCCAGCGTGCCAGTGGAACACCTGACCCTCGTCGCCCGGGGAAAAACGTTCCCTCTCCGGCCGGAATGCACCCAACTCGAGCGCTCGGACTACGCGTTCCTCAGCCGCTTCCTGGACGCCACCAAGGCGAACCTCTTCTTTGCCCGGGCCGTCGCCATGGTCGAGGGCGACGCGGAGGTCCTGCTCCTGCCCGCACTCGCCCGTGTCGCCGGCCACTCGTTCGCCGAGAACGGCGTCAGCATCGTGAACGTCGGCAGCACCGGTCTGTTCCGCTACTCCCGGATCTTCCAGCGCACGGACTCCGCCCTGCCGCCGGTACGCGTGGCCTGCATCACGGACATGGACCTGGCTCCCGACGGGGCCGATAAGGAGATGGCCAAGGAGCTCACGCGGTGGAGCAGCCTCACTGAGGCCAAGCGAAGCGAACACGTCGTCAAGAAGCAAAAGCGTGACGGCGGGGCCGTCCGGACCTTCGTGTCGAACTGGTGGACTCTCGAATACGACCTGGCCCGGGCCTCGTGGCCGATGGCGACGCTGATGCACCAGGCGATCAGCGCGGCCAAGAGCACCAAGTGGCCGAAGGCAGAGGACCTCGTGGGGATCGAGGAGATCGCGGCCATGGAGGTCAGGAAGTGGCAGGAGGACGACCACCTCTCATTGGAGGAGTGCGCGCTGAAGATCTACCGCCCGCTGCGCGTAGGAGGCACCCGTAAGCCGATCGCAGCCCAGCACGCCGCCCGCCTGCTGGAGACATCCGGAATCCGCCGGGACGACCTGCCGAGCTACTTGCTGGACGCGGTCGACTACCTGCGCGGGAGTACCCGGCCATGA